The genomic stretch TTTATCGCCACGCGCTTTTTCGCGCGCCATGTCCAGTGCGACATGGTAAGGCAGGATCAGCGGGCAAGCTTCAGACAGTAACAGACGTTCGCGTACTGGGATGCCACGAGCTTCAAGTTCGCCCATTTCTTTCATTAAAGCGTCAGGTGCCAGAACAACACCGTTGCCGATGATGCTGATCACGTTCTCACGCAGAATGCCAGACGGAATTAAATGAAGAACGGTTTTTTCACCGTTGATAACCAGAGTGTGACCGGCGTTGTGACCGCCCTGATAGCGCACAACATATTTAGCCCGTTCAGTAAGCAGGTCTACGACCTTGCCTTTCCCTTCATCACCCCATTGTGTGCCGAGTACGACGACGTTCTTACCCATCTCAAGAATCACCAGGTTGCTTAAAAAAGGATTCTAACATCTCATTCTGTGCTTTCCAGTACTTTTAGCACACGTTTGCGGGAAAAGTTTTAATTGCGTGCTACCGGTCTCAACAAGACGTGACACGCCGAACGTAATAAAACCTCAACCACCCAGACGACCACGCAACATGTAGTAAATTACGAAGCCCGCAACCACAAGACCCCCGCCAAAACGGCGCAAAATGTGATCGGGGAGATTCGCCAGCGTGAGGATCATTTTTCTCCAGGATTTAGGATAAAGCATCGGCCCTAGGCCTTCCAGAACCAAAACTAAGGCCAGTGCCAGCAAGATTGTCGAATTCATGATGAATGCGTCTCAGTGATCCCCTTCAGCAGCAAAAGGAGTTTCAGAAATGACAAAAGGCCCACGAAGGGCCTTTTGGAAATTGCATCAGCAATTATTTGTTTTTTTCAGGTGACTTCATGAAGCGGAAGAAATCGCTGTCCGGGCTTAACACCATGACGTCGTTACCGCTCTTGAAGCTGGCCTCGTAAGCACGCAGGCTACGGATGAATGCGTAGAAGTCAGGATCCTGGCTGAATGCATCAGCAAACAGTTTCGCGGCTTCAGCATCGCC from Rahnella sikkimica encodes the following:
- a CDS encoding DUF2065 domain-containing protein, giving the protein MNSTILLALALVLVLEGLGPMLYPKSWRKMILTLANLPDHILRRFGGGLVVAGFVIYYMLRGRLGG